A genomic segment from Sphingopyxis sp. DBS4 encodes:
- a CDS encoding amidohydrolase family protein, with translation MRKLGFAAAAAVALMGSSAIAKTTIVYAGHLITDASKPAEGPSTVTVTDGRIVSIAPGRAAPPAGAEVVDLGNKTLLPGLIDLHVHLTGDPGGDYRSEAVDPDEWGVVVGAKNARVTLRAGFTTVREAGSAQYTAFSLRRGTAEGYIEGPRIIAAGPPLAIIGGHGDTTGFREDIHAVLDQGYTCTGAVECAEKVRKASRAGADVIKITATGGVLSQQGRGLGAHFSNAEMESIATTAHSLGLKVMAHAHGARGIESAATAGIDSIEHGTFADEAALKVMKANGTYMVPTLMAFEGIRERLGKGIYTPTVEEKVRMTLSDVGKAMARAKEMGIPIAFGTDAGVFEHGRNAGEFALLVKYGLTPREALASATTIAARLLSMEDEIGRIAPGMSADMIAVDGDPLTDVRTLESVDWVMARGRVAE, from the coding sequence ATGCGTAAACTTGGGTTCGCCGCCGCCGCGGCGGTCGCGCTGATGGGTAGCAGCGCCATCGCGAAAACCACGATCGTCTATGCCGGCCACCTCATCACCGACGCCAGCAAGCCCGCCGAGGGGCCGTCGACGGTCACCGTCACCGACGGCCGCATCGTCTCGATCGCGCCTGGCCGCGCCGCGCCGCCCGCAGGTGCCGAGGTCGTCGACCTGGGCAACAAGACGCTGCTTCCCGGCCTGATCGATCTCCACGTCCATCTGACCGGCGATCCCGGCGGCGACTATCGCAGCGAAGCGGTCGATCCCGACGAATGGGGCGTCGTCGTCGGCGCCAAGAATGCGCGCGTCACGCTGCGCGCCGGCTTCACCACGGTGCGCGAGGCGGGGTCGGCGCAATATACCGCCTTCTCGCTCCGCCGCGGCACCGCCGAGGGCTATATCGAGGGGCCGCGTATCATTGCCGCCGGGCCGCCGCTGGCGATCATCGGCGGGCATGGCGACACGACGGGCTTTCGCGAGGACATTCACGCGGTACTCGATCAGGGCTATACCTGCACCGGCGCGGTCGAATGCGCGGAGAAGGTCCGCAAGGCCTCGCGCGCGGGGGCCGACGTCATCAAGATCACCGCAACCGGCGGTGTCCTGTCGCAGCAGGGCCGCGGGCTCGGCGCGCATTTCTCCAATGCGGAGATGGAAAGCATCGCCACCACCGCCCATTCGCTGGGCCTGAAGGTCATGGCGCACGCGCATGGCGCGCGCGGGATCGAATCGGCCGCGACGGCGGGGATCGACAGCATCGAGCACGGCACCTTCGCCGACGAGGCGGCGCTCAAGGTGATGAAGGCGAATGGAACCTATATGGTCCCGACGCTGATGGCGTTCGAGGGCATTCGCGAACGGCTGGGCAAAGGCATCTATACGCCGACGGTCGAGGAAAAGGTACGGATGACGCTGAGCGATGTCGGCAAGGCGATGGCGCGCGCCAAGGAAATGGGGATACCGATCGCCTTCGGCACCGACGCCGGGGTGTTCGAGCATGGCCGCAACGCCGGCGAATTCGCGCTGCTCGTCAAATATGGGCTGACCCCGCGCGAGGCGCTGGCGAGCGCGACCACCATCGCGGCGCGGCTCCTGTCGATGGAGGACGAGATCGGCCGCATCGCGCCCGGCATGTCCGCCGACATGATCGCGGTCGACGGCGATCCGCTGACCGACGTCCGCACCCTCGAATCGGTCGATTGGGTGATGGCGCGCGGCCGGGTCGCGGAGTAA
- a CDS encoding (2Fe-2S)-binding protein: MTKFSVNDRPVEYRMDPETPLLWALRDASNLTGTKYGCGTGECGACTVDIDGEAIRSCMVTIAECEGRFVTTIEGLTRDRSHPVQQAWVADQVPQCGFCQSGMIMAAAALLRKNSNPSDAEIDAAMTNICRCGTYPRIRGAIRRAGRVLRGEERIAAAPPPGIRPADAARAVPALKAPHER; the protein is encoded by the coding sequence ATGACGAAATTCTCGGTCAACGATCGCCCGGTCGAATATCGCATGGACCCCGAAACGCCCCTGCTGTGGGCGCTGCGCGACGCGTCGAACCTGACGGGTACCAAATATGGCTGCGGCACCGGCGAATGCGGCGCCTGCACCGTCGATATCGACGGCGAGGCGATTCGCAGTTGCATGGTCACCATCGCCGAATGCGAAGGCCGCTTCGTCACGACGATCGAGGGGCTGACCCGCGATCGCAGCCATCCGGTGCAGCAAGCGTGGGTCGCCGACCAGGTGCCGCAATGCGGTTTCTGCCAGTCGGGAATGATCATGGCCGCCGCCGCGCTGCTCCGGAAGAACAGCAATCCCAGCGACGCGGAGATCGACGCGGCGATGACCAACATCTGCCGCTGCGGCACCTATCCCCGCATCCGCGGCGCGATCCGCCGCGCCGGCCGCGTGCTGCGCGGCGAGGAACGCATCGCCGCCGCGCCGCCGCCGGGTATTCGCCCCGCCGACGCGGCGCGCGCTGTGCCGGCGCTCAAGGCTCCGCACGAACGCTGA
- a CDS encoding RcnB family protein — protein MKKMFGGLLIAATILTPIAPAAAQANGERIQIAQRERGDRGSRGSEGRRGGNWNGGQRAEQPQRQSQPQARPVQQRPVQQPQVQRTPRGDRNGWNGQRGNTAPRQWQGQRGDRQRAQQPPVQRPAPQQWQSQRGGAYDRNRDGRVDRQWDRNRNGQVDRRYDRNRNGQVDRRYDRNRNGQLDRRWDRNNDNRIDRRYRDRRADNRNWNRQWRNDRRYDWRSYRDHNRGYYRMPRYYNPYRGRSYTRFSIGFSLGSLFYGQRYWINDPWYYRLPPAYGDYRWIRYYDDALLVDVYSGRVVDVIYDFFW, from the coding sequence ATGAAGAAGATGTTCGGAGGCTTGCTGATCGCCGCGACAATCCTGACCCCCATCGCGCCCGCCGCCGCCCAGGCGAACGGCGAGCGCATCCAGATCGCCCAGCGCGAGCGCGGCGACCGAGGCTCGCGCGGCTCGGAAGGCCGACGCGGCGGCAATTGGAACGGCGGCCAGCGTGCCGAACAACCGCAGCGCCAGTCGCAACCGCAGGCGCGCCCAGTCCAGCAGCGTCCGGTCCAGCAACCGCAGGTTCAGCGCACACCGCGTGGCGACCGCAATGGCTGGAACGGCCAGCGCGGCAACACCGCCCCGCGCCAGTGGCAGGGTCAACGCGGCGACCGTCAACGCGCGCAACAGCCGCCGGTTCAGCGCCCGGCGCCACAGCAGTGGCAAAGCCAGCGCGGCGGCGCCTATGATCGCAACCGCGACGGCCGCGTCGATCGCCAATGGGACCGGAACCGCAATGGTCAGGTCGACCGCCGCTACGACCGCAATCGCAACGGGCAGGTCGATCGTCGCTACGACCGGAACCGCAACGGCCAGCTCGACCGCCGCTGGGATCGCAACAACGACAACCGGATCGATCGCCGCTATCGCGACAGGCGCGCCGACAACAGGAACTGGAACCGTCAGTGGCGGAACGATCGCCGCTACGACTGGCGCAGCTACCGCGACCACAATCGCGGCTATTACCGGATGCCGCGCTATTACAACCCGTATCGCGGACGCAGCTATACACGGTTCAGCATCGGCTTTTCGCTCGGGTCGCTTTTCTATGGGCAGCGCTACTGGATCAACGATCCCTGGTACTATCGCCTGCCCCCGGCCTACGGCGACTATCGCTGGATCCGCTATTATGACGATGCGCTTCTCGTCGACGTCTACAGCGGCCGCGTGGTCGACGTGATCTACGACTTCTTCTGGTAA